One stretch of Bacteroidota bacterium DNA includes these proteins:
- a CDS encoding sigma-70 family RNA polymerase sigma factor, producing the protein MRQLKISKQITNRESQSLDKYLQEIGKVELLTPDDEVELARRIREGDQAALEKLTKANLRFVVSVAKQYQNQGLSLGDLINEGNLGLIKAAKRFDETRGFKFISYAVWWIRQSILQALAEQSRIVRLPLNRVGALNKIGKAFSKLEQEFEREPSPQEISEILEGMSENEVQDTLKISGRHISMDAPLVQGEENRLLDVLENEEEPDPDSGLINESLSKEVERALSTLTQREAEVIRLYFGIGVEHSLTLEEIGEKFDLTRERVRQIKEKAIRRLRHTSRSKGLKAYLG; encoded by the coding sequence ATGAGACAGCTCAAGATCAGTAAGCAGATTACCAACCGCGAATCACAGTCGCTGGACAAGTATCTGCAAGAAATCGGCAAGGTAGAATTGCTTACACCTGACGATGAAGTAGAATTGGCGCGGAGGATCCGCGAGGGTGACCAAGCTGCTTTGGAAAAGCTGACGAAAGCAAACCTCAGGTTTGTGGTGTCAGTGGCAAAGCAGTATCAAAATCAGGGACTTAGCCTGGGTGACTTGATCAATGAGGGAAACCTTGGTCTGATCAAGGCCGCAAAGCGCTTTGATGAAACCCGTGGTTTTAAGTTCATTTCCTACGCCGTTTGGTGGATCCGTCAGTCCATTCTTCAAGCACTCGCGGAGCAAAGCCGTATCGTGCGTCTTCCCCTCAACCGGGTTGGCGCGCTGAACAAAATCGGCAAAGCCTTCTCCAAGCTCGAACAAGAATTTGAGCGTGAACCATCTCCACAAGAGATCTCCGAGATTTTGGAGGGCATGAGCGAAAACGAGGTGCAAGACACCTTGAAAATCTCTGGCCGCCACATTTCGATGGATGCCCCGCTCGTGCAAGGCGAAGAAAACCGTCTGCTTGACGTGCTGGAAAATGAGGAAGAGCCGGATCCAGACAGCGGCCTCATCAACGAGAGCTTGAGCAAGGAAGTGGAGCGTGCCTTGAGCACCCTCACACAACGCGAAGCTGAAGTCATCCGCCTCTATTTCGGGATCGGTGTCGAGCATTCCTTGACACTGGAAGAAATCGGCGAAAAATTTGACCTGACCCGCGAGCGTGTGCGTCAGATCAAGGAAAAAGCCATTCGCAGGTTGCGCCACACAAGCCGTTCCAAGGGCCTCAAGGCCTATCTTGGATAA
- a CDS encoding universal stress protein codes for MSQKIKVLFPIDFEDTSLKAYPTVEYLAKIYDAEIFLIHVLEAPAAAARLFSSFDEAEERKHVNAQMDKFIKEKGNADIIYNKIIKVGKPWKCIIDAATELTANVIIMGTHGASGLGEIFAGTNAARVISTAPCPVITLQQQQAKPGFSKILLPIDLTRETGEKLELGVEFAKNYSADLVIVSILQSKNERDKERLQNRMNKAVQHIQKQGVKVDSTMLVSKGDISKVVLDFADESGVDLIMIMTQQESVSNLRSTFFGTDSVHVVNHSKIPVLSIKPKREYKSANFSGSHFG; via the coding sequence ATGAGTCAGAAAATTAAGGTTCTGTTCCCGATCGATTTCGAGGATACCTCTTTGAAGGCATATCCTACAGTAGAATATTTGGCAAAGATCTACGATGCCGAAATTTTCCTGATCCACGTATTGGAGGCCCCTGCAGCAGCAGCCCGCTTATTCTCGAGCTTTGATGAAGCCGAGGAACGCAAGCACGTCAACGCTCAGATGGACAAGTTCATCAAGGAAAAGGGCAATGCCGACATTATCTACAACAAGATCATCAAAGTGGGTAAGCCTTGGAAGTGCATCATCGATGCTGCAACCGAGCTCACAGCCAACGTGATCATCATGGGCACCCACGGTGCCTCCGGTCTTGGTGAAATTTTCGCTGGAACCAATGCAGCACGCGTGATCTCCACGGCTCCTTGCCCTGTGATTACATTGCAGCAACAACAGGCCAAGCCAGGCTTCAGCAAGATCCTGTTGCCGATCGACCTCACACGTGAAACAGGAGAGAAACTGGAACTCGGCGTCGAATTTGCAAAAAACTATTCGGCTGATTTGGTGATCGTTTCCATTTTGCAAAGCAAAAACGAGCGCGACAAAGAGCGTCTTCAAAACCGCATGAACAAGGCGGTGCAGCATATCCAAAAGCAAGGTGTCAAAGTTGATTCCACGATGTTGGTGTCCAAAGGCGACATTTCCAAGGTGGTGCTCGATTTTGCGGATGAGTCAGGTGTCGATCTGATCATGATTATGACCCAGCAGGAAAGCGTAAGCAACCTGCGTTCTACCTTCTTTGGAACGGATTCCGTACACGTGGTCAACCATTCCAAAATTCCGGTTTTGTCCATTAAGCCAAAGCGGGAGTACAAGTCTGCAAACTTCTCTGGTTCGCACTTTGGTTAA
- a CDS encoding menaquinone biosynthesis protein produces MIRVALVSYFNTRPFTDGLQHWFGEDELSLSEVPPSECAAQLKAGLCDMALMPVGALSDFDGISIMKDHCLGADGKVDSVFLFSHVPVREATSLVLDPHSRSSNGLAAVLMREYWEREIPVIFPTGERFSQIEGSVCGVAIGDKAFALKDQYPFVYDLAEIWKRYSGLPFVFAVWAYRPEAINEGMMQRVRMALEWGRTHREKSARKWAEHYGYTTDDAVNYITNSISYEFDSAKHEAMKKYFHLLLNVAETQPLVGA; encoded by the coding sequence ATGATTCGTGTCGCACTTGTTTCTTATTTTAATACACGGCCATTCACGGATGGATTGCAGCATTGGTTTGGCGAGGATGAGCTGTCTCTAAGCGAAGTTCCGCCCTCAGAATGCGCCGCCCAATTGAAGGCAGGGCTTTGCGACATGGCGCTGATGCCGGTCGGAGCCCTCAGTGATTTTGATGGAATTTCCATCATGAAAGACCATTGCCTCGGAGCAGATGGAAAAGTAGACAGCGTTTTCCTGTTTTCGCATGTGCCTGTAAGAGAAGCGACGAGCTTGGTGCTTGATCCGCATAGCCGCAGTTCCAATGGCTTGGCTGCTGTGCTGATGCGAGAGTATTGGGAACGCGAAATTCCCGTGATTTTCCCGACTGGCGAACGCTTTTCCCAAATAGAAGGCAGTGTTTGTGGCGTGGCCATCGGTGACAAGGCCTTCGCACTCAAGGACCAATATCCCTTTGTATATGACCTTGCTGAAATTTGGAAACGCTATTCGGGACTGCCATTCGTATTTGCGGTTTGGGCATACCGGCCCGAAGCGATCAATGAAGGAATGATGCAGCGTGTGCGTATGGCGTTGGAGTGGGGGAGAACCCACAGGGAAAAGTCAGCTCGAAAATGGGCGGAACACTATGGCTACACCACGGATGATGCGGTCAACTATATAACAAATTCGATTTCCTACGAATTTGACTCCGCAAAGCATGAAGCCATGAAAAAATATTTTCATTTGCTGCTCAATGTGGCCGAAACCCAACCCTTGGTCGGCGCCTAG
- a CDS encoding histidine phosphatase family protein yields the protein MTEIYLIRHGETDYNRRNIVQGGGIDSDLNDTGRAQADAFFRQYGHLEFDRVYCTELKRTHQTIAGFAQKGHEIHVLPELNEFGWGNLEGAEASDQVLEQFQVILSAWRKGDLNARVAEGESPIQAWDRAQPGIERVIRETPAGGRVLICAHGRIMRVVLAQMLGYGLHRMDLFPHHNTALNLLTHNPNGRFRLLKLNDTSHLQ from the coding sequence ATGACAGAAATTTATTTGATTCGTCACGGCGAGACCGACTATAACCGACGCAACATCGTGCAGGGCGGCGGAATTGATTCTGACCTGAACGACACCGGTCGGGCCCAAGCTGACGCGTTTTTCAGGCAATATGGTCATCTTGAATTTGATCGTGTTTATTGCACAGAGTTGAAACGCACGCACCAAACCATCGCAGGTTTCGCCCAAAAAGGCCATGAAATCCATGTTTTGCCAGAGCTGAATGAATTTGGCTGGGGCAATTTGGAGGGGGCCGAAGCCTCTGATCAGGTTTTAGAACAATTTCAAGTGATTCTCTCCGCTTGGCGCAAAGGTGATTTGAATGCCCGCGTTGCCGAAGGTGAATCGCCCATCCAAGCTTGGGATCGCGCACAGCCCGGGATTGAACGCGTTATTCGGGAGACTCCCGCAGGTGGCCGCGTGTTGATCTGTGCTCACGGACGCATCATGCGCGTCGTGCTTGCGCAGATGCTAGGATACGGATTGCATCGCATGGACCTCTTTCCGCATCACAATACGGCACTTAATCTCTTGACGCACAATCCAAACGGACGTTTTCGTTTGCTCAAACTCAATGATACCTCCCATTTGCAATGA
- the mqnE gene encoding aminofutalosine synthase MqnE, with the protein MKDHSPLLRQLSQGNLDPIQKTIAEKVLDGKRITDAEALHLYEHGDLPFLSMLANEVRERKQGKKTFFNRNFHIEPTNVCVYSCTFCAYSEKIKKRSDGWELSLDQIMHQVKAYDGKPVTEVHIVGGVMPQYDHQFYQDLFSAIRKHRPELHIKALTPVEYHYVFKKAKIGYEQGLREMIAAGLDSMPGGGAEIFHPEIRDQIAGGKCSGDEWLEMHETFHKLGKRSNATMLYGHIEQYWHRVDHMRQLRELQDRTGGFQTFIPLKFRNQNNQLSHLEEVSVIEDLKNYAIGRIYLDNFDHVKAYWPMIGRRTTQVALSFGVDDIDGTIDDTTKIYSKAGAEDQNPAMSTLELIMLIRRAGFEPVERDTLYNVVNDYSVEDFQPEALAQ; encoded by the coding sequence ATGAAAGACCACAGTCCGTTGCTTCGTCAGCTCAGCCAAGGAAACCTCGACCCGATTCAAAAGACCATCGCTGAGAAAGTGCTTGATGGAAAGCGGATTACAGATGCCGAAGCCCTGCACCTCTATGAGCACGGCGACTTGCCATTCCTGTCGATGCTGGCCAATGAAGTCAGGGAGCGGAAACAAGGCAAAAAGACCTTTTTCAACCGCAATTTCCATATCGAGCCGACGAACGTCTGCGTTTATTCCTGCACATTCTGCGCCTACAGCGAGAAGATCAAGAAACGCAGCGACGGCTGGGAGCTTTCGCTGGATCAGATCATGCATCAAGTCAAAGCCTATGATGGCAAACCCGTTACGGAGGTGCATATCGTCGGTGGCGTGATGCCCCAATATGACCATCAATTTTACCAAGACCTGTTCAGTGCGATCCGCAAGCATCGCCCCGAGCTGCATATCAAGGCATTAACTCCGGTGGAATACCACTACGTTTTCAAAAAGGCCAAGATCGGTTACGAACAAGGCCTTCGCGAAATGATCGCTGCAGGACTGGACTCGATGCCCGGAGGCGGTGCCGAGATTTTCCATCCTGAGATTCGTGATCAGATTGCAGGTGGAAAATGTTCCGGCGACGAATGGTTGGAAATGCATGAGACATTTCACAAACTCGGCAAGCGTTCCAATGCCACCATGCTTTACGGGCATATCGAGCAATATTGGCACAGGGTCGATCACATGCGTCAGCTCCGCGAATTGCAGGACCGCACCGGCGGATTCCAAACCTTCATTCCGCTGAAATTCCGGAATCAAAACAATCAACTGAGCCATCTCGAAGAGGTTTCGGTGATTGAGGACCTCAAAAACTACGCCATTGGCCGGATTTATTTGGACAACTTTGACCACGTGAAGGCCTATTGGCCGATGATTGGACGTCGCACGACACAGGTTGCTTTGTCATTTGGCGTGGATGACATCGATGGCACCATCGACGACACCACTAAAATCTACTCCAAAGCCGGTGCCGAGGATCAGAATCCAGCGATGAGTACGCTCGAATTGATCATGCTTATTCGCCGTGCGGGATTTGAGCCGGTTGAGCGTGACACATTATATAATGTGGTCAACGATTACAGTGTCGAAGATTTCCAGCCCGAGGCCCTGGCCCAATAG
- a CDS encoding UbiX family flavin prenyltransferase encodes MSKKHKIVVAVTGASGSIYAQRTFFHLSQRDDVEVGVVLSRNAATVWEQELGIPFEIPFKIYERGDFFAPFASGSARYMNMLIVPCSMGTLGRIAHGISDDLTTRAADVILKERRRLICMVRDTPLSSIHLENMLKVTQAGGIVLPAAPSFYSKPTSFEALADTVVLRALDLMGLENAGYQWGE; translated from the coding sequence ATGAGCAAAAAACACAAGATTGTAGTGGCAGTGACGGGTGCAAGTGGCAGTATCTATGCACAGCGCACGTTTTTTCATCTTTCGCAACGCGATGATGTCGAAGTGGGGGTCGTTTTGAGCCGCAATGCCGCCACGGTCTGGGAGCAAGAACTGGGTATCCCGTTTGAAATTCCATTTAAAATTTACGAACGCGGTGATTTTTTTGCGCCATTTGCCTCTGGCAGTGCCCGTTACATGAACATGCTGATCGTGCCGTGCAGCATGGGCACCCTCGGCCGTATTGCCCACGGGATCTCTGACGACCTCACTACCCGGGCTGCGGACGTGATCCTCAAAGAGCGCCGTCGTTTGATTTGCATGGTGCGCGATACGCCTTTGAGCAGCATTCATTTGGAAAACATGCTGAAAGTGACCCAGGCAGGAGGGATTGTCTTGCCAGCGGCACCGTCGTTTTATTCCAAGCCGACATCCTTTGAGGCCTTGGCCGATACCGTCGTTTTGCGTGCACTTGATTTGATGGGACTGGAAAACGCCGGTTACCAATGGGGAGAATAG
- a CDS encoding T9SS type A sorting domain-containing protein, with translation MKKKTLFALLLACFALSGPSIFAQQPTKYVAKPQQIAAKATYNPSFRMENGSEQPIVTNKSAIPRANSANGRTSTISNAVMIGSSGNVFTCMRGEQNQVVAVDSLDMVAFVHRSNPSVFGGSSGNLRYDVSIDGGGTFSNDIGPMNPTMSYVARYPNISVSNYFGGTNPLNAEFVYEASALNSGASSFDGHVYGVSALYTSGSPTTTEHYAFQGQGAMLPGGLTQSARGIYWVTDIEGNGTANTGDIYVYRGEYQPSLHDITFVRTDTIDDNSNLSFSGDPRLVGSNIAFSPDGEIGWVAWLGDVVGGNDSVFSPIFSKSTDCGETWSAAMEVNLDAIAWIKDSLQTLWVDSLGNPASDGNASCAFDYDLTVDADGNPHMAVVICTGIDYSVSSGLAKFLGDVTTPDGGSTWEVDYISPVLTFRTPEFGASTTVTMDNQPQIARDEGGCNIFFSWADSDTALVTGNLNGIGFGESANLAPNLRISAKNIASGMKTYPKLVTDLDLTWEGAALFPALAPIVLNDPTGWNLPIVVASMGSNDPVNPATFYYLGNDCHIANGSWCSPASMELSWGYFGNSAFVSPCSNPAVAFCNNAPQGPCVPVGISPQVASGVTLHDAFPNPTDAATVIGVTLTANADAILTLHNGLGQEVATIAKGNFATGEHQFSLNASQLAPGIYFYQWRTESELVSKKLIVAH, from the coding sequence ATGAAGAAAAAAACACTTTTTGCACTTCTCTTAGCTTGTTTTGCCCTTTCGGGACCTTCAATTTTTGCACAACAACCGACAAAGTACGTCGCCAAGCCGCAACAGATTGCAGCAAAAGCGACCTACAACCCATCCTTTAGAATGGAAAATGGGTCTGAGCAGCCGATCGTCACGAACAAATCGGCGATTCCACGGGCTAATTCTGCCAACGGGAGAACATCAACCATCAGCAATGCCGTGATGATTGGCTCATCCGGCAACGTCTTCACTTGTATGCGCGGTGAACAAAACCAAGTGGTCGCAGTGGACTCGCTGGACATGGTCGCCTTTGTACACCGCAGCAATCCGAGTGTGTTTGGAGGCAGCTCCGGGAATCTGCGTTATGACGTATCCATCGATGGTGGAGGAACATTCAGCAACGATATCGGCCCCATGAATCCGACGATGAGCTACGTTGCCCGCTACCCCAACATCAGCGTTTCCAACTATTTTGGAGGCACCAATCCCTTGAATGCCGAGTTTGTTTATGAGGCTTCTGCGCTCAATAGCGGAGCAAGTTCATTTGACGGGCATGTTTACGGAGTTTCGGCATTGTATACGTCCGGTTCGCCGACGACAACCGAGCACTACGCCTTCCAAGGTCAAGGTGCCATGCTTCCCGGCGGATTGACGCAAAGTGCGCGCGGCATTTATTGGGTGACCGATATTGAAGGCAACGGAACAGCCAACACCGGGGACATCTACGTGTATCGTGGTGAATATCAACCTTCATTGCACGATATCACTTTCGTGCGAACGGATACGATCGATGACAATTCCAACTTGTCCTTTAGCGGTGATCCACGACTTGTGGGATCCAATATTGCCTTTTCACCCGACGGAGAGATTGGTTGGGTTGCGTGGCTCGGAGACGTCGTCGGCGGGAATGACAGCGTCTTCTCTCCCATTTTTTCAAAAAGTACAGACTGCGGGGAAACTTGGAGTGCGGCCATGGAGGTCAACCTCGATGCGATTGCTTGGATCAAGGATTCACTTCAAACGCTTTGGGTGGATTCCTTGGGAAATCCAGCTTCTGATGGGAATGCAAGCTGCGCGTTTGACTATGACTTGACGGTCGATGCCGATGGAAATCCGCACATGGCGGTTGTCATTTGCACCGGAATCGATTATTCCGTCAGTTCTGGGCTTGCAAAATTCTTGGGCGACGTCACGACGCCTGATGGGGGCTCGACTTGGGAGGTAGACTATATCTCTCCCGTTTTAACGTTTCGCACGCCGGAGTTCGGTGCGAGTACTACCGTGACGATGGACAATCAGCCTCAAATCGCACGTGATGAAGGCGGATGCAACATTTTCTTTTCTTGGGCAGATTCTGATACAGCATTGGTCACGGGCAATCTCAACGGAATCGGATTCGGAGAAAGTGCCAATCTTGCACCCAACCTCCGCATTTCAGCCAAAAACATCGCTTCGGGAATGAAAACATACCCCAAGCTGGTGACCGACCTCGATTTGACTTGGGAAGGTGCTGCCTTGTTTCCGGCCCTTGCGCCGATCGTCCTGAACGATCCAACGGGTTGGAATCTCCCGATTGTCGTGGCCTCCATGGGGAGCAATGATCCAGTCAACCCCGCTACCTTTTATTATCTGGGGAACGACTGCCACATCGCCAATGGCAGCTGGTGCAGCCCCGCGTCGATGGAGTTGAGCTGGGGATATTTTGGAAATTCCGCGTTTGTATCGCCGTGCAGCAACCCGGCAGTCGCATTTTGCAACAATGCACCCCAAGGGCCCTGCGTACCCGTCGGCATCAGTCCGCAGGTTGCGAGCGGCGTGACTTTGCATGATGCCTTCCCCAATCCAACGGATGCAGCAACGGTGATCGGGGTAACTTTGACAGCCAATGCCGATGCGATCCTTACCCTCCATAACGGTCTCGGGCAGGAAGTTGCCACGATTGCCAAAGGCAACTTTGCAACTGGCGAACATCAATTCAGCCTGAATGCCAGCCAATTGGCTCCGGGAATCTACTTCTATCAATGGAGGACGGAGTCGGAATTGGTCAGCAAAAAGTTGATTGTCGCGCATTGA
- a CDS encoding protein BatD, with protein MKKLLHARVKLGLSVLTVLQFALMGNLFAQQIQIGPNSKEITTDDQFVLSVTMSGIAGGSIPQARFPEIKGLQAGGTSTSQNWINGAASVTFSKSYFAPNPGKFTVPEMSYEFNGKVAKSPAFTLNVKKGSGKKQQANQGYRDPFADFFNDPFFGGGQRKQPEDLKFKSLSADYFLSVNLDKRSCYIGEQVHGDVILYVNEMDARKIKVDGMAIMEMQQRIKNNGFWQEIIELKEIPAERAQVNGKNYIAYTLYKNILFPIKTGNIAFKDIYLDGMKLAVATNADPMSRFMGRDTKFEAIKIKAADRELIVNPLPATNLPDANMVGKFKLEAALSHKEIKTGENLELEIKIAGNGNIAMMADPVVSFPESFEVYDPSTTYNSRIQGNGLLGDKSWKWSMLPTRSGDFDLGPLRFYYFDPEKAAYDSLVVPELKVKVTGDDIENQRIGKSGTDDFYVSAFGASSAAVTNGNRVSMIVFVSGMVLVIGMVTTGLMRRRKVSKVPKQENEDFWSK; from the coding sequence ATGAAAAAGCTATTGCATGCCCGTGTAAAACTTGGATTGTCCGTCCTCACGGTGCTCCAATTTGCCTTGATGGGCAATTTGTTTGCACAACAGATCCAAATCGGTCCCAATTCAAAGGAAATCACAACCGACGACCAATTTGTTTTGTCGGTGACGATGAGCGGAATAGCCGGGGGATCGATACCGCAGGCGCGCTTTCCAGAAATCAAGGGCTTGCAGGCCGGCGGGACTTCCACTTCACAAAACTGGATCAACGGTGCCGCTTCCGTCACTTTTTCGAAGTCCTATTTTGCCCCCAATCCCGGCAAATTCACTGTTCCCGAGATGTCCTATGAATTCAACGGAAAGGTTGCAAAAAGCCCTGCTTTCACATTGAATGTCAAAAAGGGCTCCGGCAAAAAACAACAGGCCAATCAAGGATATCGGGATCCCTTTGCTGACTTTTTTAACGACCCGTTTTTCGGCGGTGGGCAACGCAAGCAGCCTGAAGACTTGAAATTCAAGTCCCTCTCAGCGGATTATTTCCTCAGCGTAAACCTCGACAAACGCAGTTGCTACATCGGTGAGCAGGTCCATGGCGATGTGATCCTCTACGTCAATGAAATGGATGCGCGCAAAATCAAGGTCGACGGAATGGCGATCATGGAAATGCAGCAGCGTATCAAAAACAATGGATTCTGGCAGGAAATCATTGAACTCAAGGAGATTCCAGCTGAGCGTGCACAGGTCAACGGCAAGAATTATATCGCCTACACGCTTTACAAGAACATTCTTTTCCCGATCAAAACAGGTAATATCGCATTCAAAGACATCTATTTGGATGGCATGAAACTCGCCGTGGCCACCAATGCAGACCCGATGTCGCGATTTATGGGACGCGATACCAAATTTGAGGCGATCAAAATCAAAGCGGCTGACCGTGAATTGATTGTAAATCCGCTGCCTGCTACGAACTTGCCGGATGCAAACATGGTAGGCAAATTCAAACTCGAAGCAGCCTTGAGCCATAAGGAAATCAAAACCGGCGAAAACCTTGAGCTTGAGATCAAAATTGCTGGCAATGGCAACATTGCGATGATGGCGGACCCGGTGGTCTCCTTCCCCGAAAGCTTTGAAGTTTACGACCCCTCGACGACGTACAACTCCAGAATCCAGGGAAATGGTTTGCTGGGAGACAAAAGCTGGAAATGGTCGATGTTGCCGACGCGTAGCGGAGACTTTGACCTCGGGCCTTTGCGCTTCTACTACTTCGATCCGGAAAAGGCTGCTTATGATTCGCTTGTCGTTCCAGAGCTGAAGGTCAAAGTAACTGGCGACGACATTGAAAACCAACGAATTGGAAAAAGTGGCACGGATGATTTTTACGTTTCCGCGTTTGGTGCAAGTTCGGCGGCGGTAACAAATGGAAACCGGGTCAGCATGATTGTTTTCGTCTCGGGAATGGTGCTCGTCATCGGGATGGTCACTACGGGGTTGATGCGCCGCCGCAAGGTGAGCAAGGTTCCGAAGCAGGAAAACGAGGATTTCTGGTCAAAATAG
- the fahA gene encoding fumarylacetoacetase produces the protein MLESNDPARKTWVAVPEGSDFPIQNLPFGIFKTADNPKPRIGIALGEMIIDVYVMAESGLLGNRGFDLEILNDTTLNRFASLGRAATRSLRERIADLFDIQCLDVQDNEVLRKLALVPQAKATMCLPFFTHDYTDFYSSIEHATNVGIMFRGKDNALMPNWKHIPIGYHGRASSIVISGTEIRRPKGQMLPLDATVPVFGPSKLLDFELEMAFVVGVGNELGSSISVEQAEDHIFGMMLFNDWSARDIQAWEYVPLGPFLGKNFASSLSPWVVTMDALEPFRVAGPEQDPKPLPYLENNGAANFDIALEVLLQPEGGSAETISQSNYKYMYWNMRQQLAHHTINGCNMQPGDICASGTISGPTPDSYGSMLELTWRGANPIALHDGNQRKFIQDGDTIIMRGHCEKDGLRIGFGEVTGKVLPAN, from the coding sequence ATGCTCGAATCCAACGATCCCGCCCGCAAAACTTGGGTGGCTGTGCCAGAAGGCAGCGATTTTCCGATTCAGAACCTGCCATTTGGCATTTTCAAGACGGCCGACAATCCTAAACCCCGGATCGGAATCGCGCTCGGCGAGATGATCATCGACGTCTATGTCATGGCCGAATCGGGTTTGCTCGGAAATCGTGGATTTGACTTGGAGATCCTGAATGACACGACATTAAATCGCTTTGCTTCACTCGGACGCGCTGCCACGCGCAGCCTCCGTGAACGCATCGCCGATCTATTTGACATTCAATGTCTGGATGTACAGGACAACGAAGTGCTCCGGAAACTGGCGCTGGTGCCGCAGGCGAAAGCCACGATGTGTTTGCCTTTTTTTACCCACGACTACACCGATTTCTACAGCAGCATCGAGCATGCCACCAACGTAGGCATCATGTTCCGCGGAAAAGACAATGCCTTGATGCCCAATTGGAAACATATCCCGATCGGATACCATGGCCGCGCCTCCTCCATCGTCATTTCAGGGACAGAGATACGCAGACCCAAAGGGCAGATGTTGCCTCTGGACGCTACGGTGCCCGTTTTTGGACCGAGCAAATTGCTTGACTTCGAATTGGAAATGGCCTTTGTCGTGGGAGTCGGGAATGAACTCGGTTCGTCCATCTCCGTGGAACAGGCTGAGGATCATATTTTTGGGATGATGCTATTCAACGATTGGAGCGCCCGCGATATTCAAGCTTGGGAATATGTGCCGCTCGGACCGTTTTTGGGTAAAAACTTCGCAAGTTCGTTGTCACCTTGGGTGGTAACGATGGATGCGCTCGAACCCTTCCGAGTTGCTGGTCCTGAGCAAGATCCTAAGCCATTGCCCTATCTAGAAAACAATGGCGCTGCCAATTTTGACATCGCCTTGGAGGTATTGTTGCAACCCGAAGGTGGCAGTGCAGAAACCATCAGCCAGTCCAACTACAAATACATGTATTGGAACATGCGACAGCAGCTCGCACACCATACGATCAATGGTTGCAACATGCAGCCCGGGGATATTTGCGCTTCGGGGACAATTTCAGGTCCGACGCCTGACAGCTATGGCTCCATGCTCGAACTCACTTGGCGCGGCGCCAACCCGATTGCGCTGCACGATGGCAACCAACGCAAATTCATTCAGGACGGCGATACCATCATCATGCGCGGCCATTGCGAAAAAGACGGACTCCGCATCGGATTCGGCGAAGTCACAGGGAAGGTCTTGCCTGCTAATTAA